In the genome of Dermacentor andersoni chromosome 3, qqDerAnde1_hic_scaffold, whole genome shotgun sequence, one region contains:
- the LOC126517551 gene encoding U6 snRNA-associated Sm-like protein LSm5 produces the protein MTMSAVNPSSLLPLELIDKCIGSKIHIIMKSDKEIVGTLLGFDDFVNMVLEDVTEYESTPEGRRITKLDQILLNGNNITMMVPGGDMPDS, from the exons ATGACGATGTCAGCCGTAAACCCATCCAGTCTGCTGCCCTTGG AGCTGATCGACAAGTGCATCGGATCCAAGATTCACATAATCATGAAAAGTGACAAAGAGATAGTGGGAACGCTACTTGGCTTCGACGACTTCGTCA ATATGGTGCTCGAAGACGTTACGGAATA CGAGAGTACCCCTGAAGGCAGGAGGATTACGAAACTGGACCAAATTCTTCTTAACGGTAACAACATTACGATG ATGGTTCCTGGAGGTGACATGCCAGACTCTTGA
- the LOC126520707 gene encoding uncharacterized protein, producing MEISHSIAVFLKDFCDQVRVTDIPLIEAVGCPSNKKRKRPVDYRIFVGKPGHSNLQPHLQRLVRELLSASASWSVPLCSCQLLSPLYVEISLNRAAAYSSLFNFILGTRGANCQQQRGGSENVLVFVPHPDDSFTGIRTEMLAAYASRCYAGKNVNVTIYASKPLHALAHHAFHNVIACNEGFPYGTHGNDMACLMKCTKYFDEGDMTFDLKSYVVSEGVDVSGYDMYLGKVSIESPAFLIARQLACILKIHCDAKPSTVLVVVPAYKSFVVQQAGLLCSIMLAQEQQNRPQPTVLYLVHEGTFELTDRTFDDYLQQRRTFVTGAFHRPQVDLLASAGGCHIEDESSLTGNNLQAAIDVLVETEVTYEFLSSKQNVKLKLRERLSQAEKGRYVSQYTLARIAAILNKYESCVKAGTYPALCSLEDVDFDLLSEESEWLLWHRLLLCCQVLEEPMPQTLSGSVKVEVNAHGLLRALEALCTEFSAYYSKIRVLVHPEPHLNTTVFARIWLMKAVQKTVLGALNRFGLKGLDRM from the exons ATGGAAATTTCTCACTCGATTGCTGTGTTCCTCAAGGACTTCTGTGATCAAGTGCGCGTTACAGACATTCCTCTAATTGAAGCCGTCGGCTGCCCCTCCAACAAGAAGCGTAAGCGCCCGGTGGACTATCGAATTTTCGTTGGAAAACCCGGCCACTCAAATCTGCAGCCGCACTTGCAGCGTCTGGTTCGTGAACTCTTATCTGCGAGTGCGTCGTGGAGTGTGCCTCTTTGCAGTTGCCAGCTCCTGTCACCCTTGTATGTCGAGATTTCCCTGAACCGAGCTGCAGCCTACAGTTCATTGTTTAATTTTATACTTGGCACGCGAGGAGCAAACTGTCAGCAGCAGCGGGGCGGCAGCGAAAATGTGCTGGTATTTGTCCCTCACCCCGATGACTCATTCACAGGAATACGAACTGAAATGTTAGCTGCCTATGCTTCAAGGTGTTATGCTGGCAAGAATGTAAATGTTACTATCTATGCCAGCAAGCCACTACATGCACTAGCGCATCATGCTTTCCATAACGTAATAGCGTGTAATGAAGGCTTTCCATATGGGACACATGGAAATGACATGGCTTGCCTGATGAAGTGCACAAAATATTTTGATGAGGGTGACATGACATTTGATCTTAAGAGCTATGTTGTGAGTGAAGGTGTCGATGTGTCTGGTTATGACATGTACCTTGGCAAAGTGAGCATTGAAAGCCCTGCATTTTTGATTGCACGTCAACTTGCATGCATCCTCAAAATTCACTGTGACGCTAAGCCTAGCACCGTCCTTGTTGTTGTCCCAGCCTATAAAAGCTTTGTGGTACAACAAGCTGGGCTCTTGTGCTCAATAATGCTCGCCCAGGAACAGCAAAACAGGCCCCAGCCAACAGTGCTTTATCTGGTTCATGAAGGAACTTTTGAACTAACCGACCGCACCTTTGATGACTACTTGCAACAAAGGAGGACTTTTGTGACTGGAGCCTTTCACCGTCCTCAAGTAGACCTGCTGGCCTCTGCTGGAGGATGCCATATTGAAGATGAGTCATCACTGACTGGCAACAACTTACAGGCAGCAATTGATGTGCTCGTGGAAACTGAAGTCACTTATGAGTTCCTTTCAAGCAAGCAGAATGTCAAGCTGAAACTGCGTGAGCGCTTAAGCCAGGCGGAGAAGGGCCGTTACGTTTCCCAGTACACATTGGCTAGGATTGCTGCTATACTAAACAAGTACGAGTCATGTGTGAAAGCAG GCACTTACCCAGCACTGTGCAGTCTGGAAGACGTTGACTTTGACCTGCTTTCCGAAGAATCAGAGTGGCTGCTCTGGCACAGACTGTTGCTGTGCTGCCAGGTGCTCGAAGAACCCATGCCCCAGACGCTATCCGGCAGCGTCAAAGTCGAAGTCAACGCGCACGGTCTCCTCAGAGCCCTGGAGGCACTCTGCACAGAGTTCAGTGCCTACTACAGCAAGATCCGTGTTCTCGTTCATCCAGAGCCACACTTGAACACCACTGTGTTTGCACGAATCTGGCTCATGAAGGCTGTTCAGAAGACAGTGCTTGGTGCACTGAACAGGTTCGGCTTGAAAGGGCTGGACAGAATGTGA
- the LOC126517533 gene encoding protein PBDC1 has translation MAKIADGVDPVAALGAAQLLTRPASEFGNDPTVESLWAIKAVEHMEVYFNLISAVDPKILKLTPHDEAIYKEFRERFPDLDVKHLVESEIKTEESKKEWREFCLKFEKVVEDFNFATLLRLNSEKDYAEENTTLVPRVQFYAVEIARNREGCNDDVRKNYAPNPRNRE, from the coding sequence ATGGCAAAAATCGCGGATGGTGTGGACCCTGTAGCGGCGCTCGGAGCCGCGCAGTTGCTTACGAGGCCTGCGTCCGAGTTCGGCAACGATCCCACCGTCGAATCCCTGTGGGCCATAAAAGCTGTCGAGCACATGGAAGTCTACTTCAACCTGATCAGCGCCGTCGATCCAAAGATCCTTAAGCTGACACCTCACGACGAAGCAATATACAAGGAATTCAGGGAACGGTTCCCCGACTTGGATGTCAAGCATCTCGTGGAGTCCGAAATCAAGACCGAAGAGTCAAAAAAGGAATGGAGGGAATTCTGTCTCAAGTTCGAGAAAGTCGTCGAAGACTTCAACTTCGCCACTCTACTCCGACTAAACAGCGAGAAAGATTACGCTGAAGAAAACACGACGCTCGTTCCGAGGGTGCAGTTCTACGCGGTAGAAATAGCGCGGAACAGGGAAGGCTGCAACGACGACGTAAGAAAAAACTATGCACCAAATCCACGAAACCGCGAGTGA